The genomic window GGCACTTCCGCCGTCCTATTGCTTTGCCACATCATGAACCCGGCTGCCAGCAGGGCTGCCATGACAAGAAACAGTGGAATCAACCACAGCAGTACGCGCCGCTTTTTCCTGCCAGGGGGCGCCTCATCATCTACTTCGGCCGGAGCGGCGGAGACCGCTGCGGTTTCGACCGTCTTTTCCCGGTCTTCCCGGACAGGGACCTTCCCTATGGGCCGGCCTTCCTTGAAATCATTCAAGTCGCGGAGGAGATCATCCACCTGGCGATATCGGTCATATGGATCCTTCCTGGTGCACCTGTAGACGATATTGGCAAGGTCTTCCGGGATCTGACGCTCTGATGAGATGTCTGGAAACGGTTCTGATATATGTTTCAGGGCGACCGACACAGGCGTCTCCCCGTCGAACGGCAGCGTGCCTGTCAATAGTTCATAGAGCACGATGCCGAATGAATATATATCGGTCCGTTCGTCCGTCTTCTGGCCTTTGGCCTGCTCCGGGGAGATGTACTGCACGGAGCCCATCACCTGGTTGGTTTCCGTCATTTTGGTATCGCTGAGTGCCTTGGCGATGCCGAAATCGGTGATTTTAATCTGCTGCGCTTCATTCATCAGTATGTTCTGGGGTTTGATGTCCCTGTGTATGATGCCGGCATTGTGTGCATGCCTCATCCCCCTAAGGGTCATTTCACTGATCCTGATGGCTTCCGGGATTTCAACCGGGTGGTTGTCCCGGATGAATTCCTTGAGTGTCGGGCCATGGACGACTTCAGTCACGAGCAGATGGTATTCCTCCGATTCGTCGACATCCAGCACACTGACGATATTCGGATGGGCGAGGTGGATGGTGCTTTCCACTTCCCGCTGAAAACGCGCCTTCGATTTTTCACGGTTATGGTGGTCCACTTTGATCAGCTTGACGACCACTTCCCGATCGAGGATGATGTCCCGGGCCAGATAGACGGAGCTCATTCCGCCGCCCAGATACTTCATCACTTCGTAGCGATCAGAGACGATCCGGCCGATCACTCCCCTTCACTCGCCTTCAGATCAGCAAGCACCAGACTGATGTTGTCGGTGGATCCGCTCTTCAACGCCTGATCCACAAGCTGGGATGCCTTTTCTTCAAGCGACCTCCCGCCCCGGGTGATGATGGCGTGCAGTTCACTGTCGTCGGGATCGTCCGTCAGTCCGTCGGAGGCAAGCAGAAGGTAGTCATACTGCCTGTTCCTCAGTCTGAAGACATCCGCCTGGATCAGACGGTCCGTGCCCATCGCCTTTGTAATGATGTTGCGCTTCGGGTGCACTTTGGCCTCCGCTTCTGTGATTTCCCCTGCGTCGACCAGCATATTGACGAAGGAATGATCCTTCGTCACCTGTTCCATCGTCCGGTCATTCATGGCATAGGCTCTGGAGTCTCCGACGTTGAGTATGATGATCGTCTCTTCGATCACAGCAGCCAGCACAAGCGTCGTGCCCATGCCCTGGTATTCCGGTTTTTCCTGTTGGTAGTCGAACATCCGCCTGTTGACGTCCATTACCAGACGGCGCAGAAATTCCACGCCATCTTCAACATTCAGCAGGTTTTCATTTTCCCAAGCGGCCCCAACTTCATCATGTACAAACCGGCTCGCCACATCCCCGTACCGGTGGCCGCCCATGCCATCCGATACGAGCATCAGCATCTGCCCCGTGCCATTTTTGAATATACCTGTAACATCTTCGTTGAGATCCCTGTAATCCCCCCGAATACTCCGATCGATGACTTTCAAGACTACTCCCCCGTCTCCTGTTTGGATTCTTTTGCCCTGAGCTGTCCACATGCAGCATCGATGTCGGTGCCCTGCTCCCTTCTGAGGGTGGCATTCACACCGCATTCGTTAAGCGTTTCAAGAAAATCGAATATATCGTCCTTGCTCGTCCTGACATAGTTCCGTTCCGGGACATGGTTGACCGGAATCAGGTTGACATGGCACTTGAGGTCCTTGATCAGTTCACTCAGCGCCCGCGCATGTTCCGGCTGGTCATTGACGCCGCCGAACAGGCCGTACTCGAAAGTGACCCTGCGATTCGTCTGCTGCTGGTAATACTTGAGCGAGTCCATCAGCTTGTCGATGTCATAGGCTTTATTGATCGGCATCAGACGCGTACGTGTCTCATTGTCCGCTGCATGCAGGCTCACCGCAAAGTTGATCTGTATATCCTCATCCGCAAAATCATAGATCCTCGGCACGATGCCGCTCGTGGACACTGTAATGTGGCGTGCACCGATGTTCAGACCATCATCATGATTGATGATCCTGATGAACTGCATCATCTGGACGTAGTTTTCGAAAGGTTCCCCGATGCCCATGATGACGATGCTGCTGACACGCTCATCCGTTTCATCGAGCGCCTTCTGTATCTGTACGACCTGGGAGACGATTTCCCCCGCTTCGAGGTTCCGCTTCAACCCGCCAAGTGTAGAGGCGCAGAAGCTGCAGCCGATCTGGCAGCCCACCTGGGTCGTCACACATACCGAGTTGCCGTAGTCATGGCGCATCAGTACCGTCTCGATCGTATAGCCGTCACGCAGGCGGAAGAGGAATTTCATAGTTCCGTCTTCACTTTCCTGCCTGACCACGGTTTCAAGCGGATCCATGCTGTAGTTTTCAGCGAGGGACTCCCGCATCGCCTTCGGCAGGTTCAGCATATCATCGAAATGGTCGGCCCGGTGTGTATAGAGCCACTCGAAGATCTGGCCGCCGCGGTACTTCTCCTCTCCCCATCCGATGGCGAGTTCTTCAAGATCCGAAAGGGATAGCGAGTAGATGGAGGGCTGGTCGAAATCGGGCTGCCTGTTGTTCTTTATCGGTTTTTTTGGTGGTCTTTGAATCATTGTTTTTCCTTCTTTCTGAACCTGGCTATGAAGAACCCGTCGGTTCCTGCCTCCTGCGGCAGTATCTGCCGGTATGGGCCTTCAAAATCGAAGGCCTTGAGGGTGAACGGATCAAACTCGATATCTTCATTCTCTTTCAT from Salinicoccus sp. RF5 includes these protein-coding regions:
- a CDS encoding Stp1/IreP family PP2C-type Ser/Thr phosphatase: MKVIDRSIRGDYRDLNEDVTGIFKNGTGQMLMLVSDGMGGHRYGDVASRFVHDEVGAAWENENLLNVEDGVEFLRRLVMDVNRRMFDYQQEKPEYQGMGTTLVLAAVIEETIIILNVGDSRAYAMNDRTMEQVTKDHSFVNMLVDAGEITEAEAKVHPKRNIITKAMGTDRLIQADVFRLRNRQYDYLLLASDGLTDDPDDSELHAIITRGGRSLEEKASQLVDQALKSGSTDNISLVLADLKASEGE
- the pknB gene encoding Stk1 family PASTA domain-containing Ser/Thr kinase; translated protein: MIGRIVSDRYEVMKYLGGGMSSVYLARDIILDREVVVKLIKVDHHNREKSKARFQREVESTIHLAHPNIVSVLDVDESEEYHLLVTEVVHGPTLKEFIRDNHPVEIPEAIRISEMTLRGMRHAHNAGIIHRDIKPQNILMNEAQQIKITDFGIAKALSDTKMTETNQVMGSVQYISPEQAKGQKTDERTDIYSFGIVLYELLTGTLPFDGETPVSVALKHISEPFPDISSERQIPEDLANIVYRCTRKDPYDRYRQVDDLLRDLNDFKEGRPIGKVPVREDREKTVETAAVSAAPAEVDDEAPPGRKKRRVLLWLIPLFLVMAALLAAGFMMWQSNRTAEVPDMQEMTMEEAGPLLEENALVQGDVTEVYSSTIESGRIIETAPASGSEAERGTAVDFTVSMGEEPYVMEDFTGDQYNSVRSTIDAIGFSSVEIDEVYDDSEPGTVLSQSIEAGDEVDPAVEALRLEVSQGLETVEVLDYTGQPYETAESELTEQGFNVEVIQEAYSGGVESGHVISQDPSYGNFVPGSTIRMIVSLGEEPPDEKQFAKEITIPYESETDAEEEPTEEENGDEAEGEGSEEEVEAKTVEIYVDDKDNSMDEVFDTLEITEDTEYTLNLIIQEGGTASYRIEIEGETVREEEIPYE
- the rlmN gene encoding 23S rRNA (adenine(2503)-C(2))-methyltransferase RlmN, which codes for MIQRPPKKPIKNNRQPDFDQPSIYSLSLSDLEELAIGWGEEKYRGGQIFEWLYTHRADHFDDMLNLPKAMRESLAENYSMDPLETVVRQESEDGTMKFLFRLRDGYTIETVLMRHDYGNSVCVTTQVGCQIGCSFCASTLGGLKRNLEAGEIVSQVVQIQKALDETDERVSSIVIMGIGEPFENYVQMMQFIRIINHDDGLNIGARHITVSTSGIVPRIYDFADEDIQINFAVSLHAADNETRTRLMPINKAYDIDKLMDSLKYYQQQTNRRVTFEYGLFGGVNDQPEHARALSELIKDLKCHVNLIPVNHVPERNYVRTSKDDIFDFLETLNECGVNATLRREQGTDIDAACGQLRAKESKQETGE